In Campylobacter concisus ATCC 51562, one DNA window encodes the following:
- a CDS encoding ABC transporter ATP-binding protein, with protein MIDIKEVTKIFGSQRILDNVSLNVKSGEKIAILGQNGAGKSSLMRIILGEFIPNSGNIAINGVNTLKDRKGALKFISFVPQTPPPLKFNLRELCEFVCKSSNVKFEEIEKFSKLLELDLNANLNKPFYKLSGGMKQKMLIAIAFAKDSEILMFDEPTANLDVKARLSFKNLLDNFTQNKTLVFISHRIDEIANLLDRCVYMDLGKIIKEENLRSKSE; from the coding sequence TTGATAGATATAAAAGAAGTAACGAAAATTTTTGGCTCGCAAAGGATACTTGACAATGTTAGCCTAAATGTAAAATCTGGTGAAAAAATAGCAATACTTGGACAAAATGGAGCTGGCAAAAGCTCGCTCATGCGTATCATTTTAGGCGAGTTTATCCCAAATAGCGGAAACATCGCAATAAATGGCGTAAATACTCTAAAAGATAGAAAAGGGGCTTTGAAATTTATCTCATTTGTGCCACAAACCCCACCACCGCTTAAATTTAACCTGCGTGAGCTTTGTGAGTTTGTTTGCAAAAGCTCAAATGTAAAATTTGAAGAGATTGAGAAATTTAGCAAGCTTTTAGAGCTTGATTTGAATGCAAATTTAAATAAGCCATTTTATAAGCTCTCTGGCGGCATGAAACAAAAGATGCTAATAGCCATTGCATTTGCTAAGGATAGTGAAATTTTGATGTTTGATGAGCCAACGGCAAATCTTGATGTGAAAGCAAGGCTTTCTTTTAAAAATTTACTTGATAACTTCACGCAAAATAAAACACTTGTTTTTATTTCACACCGTATTGATGAGATAGCAAATTTATTAGATAGATGCGTCTATATGGATCTTGGCAAGATAATCAAAGAAGAAAATTTAAGGAGCAAGAGTGAATAA
- a CDS encoding c-type cytochrome has translation MKVGKIITIILAIAICGIMVFMLSQTPPKKEKVATNAQPKVEQNFTKEQPKSSEEFASEDELKKVKELSLSVAKVHNEGVSKQYLTTCAPCHGANAKGVVAPDITHLSKDELLKKLADYKAGKVQNSLMKGLLTNVSDSELESLADEISKFKK, from the coding sequence ATGAAAGTAGGAAAGATTATAACCATTATTTTAGCGATAGCAATTTGCGGTATCATGGTGTTTATGTTAAGCCAGACTCCGCCTAAAAAGGAAAAAGTAGCAACTAATGCTCAGCCAAAAGTAGAGCAAAATTTTACAAAAGAGCAGCCAAAGTCTAGTGAAGAATTTGCCAGCGAAGATGAGCTAAAAAAGGTAAAAGAACTAAGTCTAAGTGTGGCTAAAGTGCACAATGAAGGCGTTAGCAAGCAGTATCTAACAACTTGTGCCCCGTGTCATGGTGCAAATGCAAAAGGTGTCGTAGCTCCCGATATAACACACCTAAGTAAGGATGAATTACTTAAAAAACTAGCTGATTATAAAGCTGGTAAGGTACAAAACTCACTTATGAAGGGGCTACTTACAAATGTTAGTGATAGCGAGCTTGAAAGCCTTGCAGATGAAATTTCTAAATTTAAAAAGTAA
- a CDS encoding NapH/MauN family ferredoxin-type protein — translation MDKYNTRATIRNVSFLSTLITTTKDGKKRPSIRFWRIFSIILVHLLFVLSYRVDIQILEGDISASRIFGFHLADAFMSLQVFLATHEIHVNLIIGSLSILAFYIIFGGRGFCSWICPYSLISEIAEKIHENLRAKKIVKPRVFDTKWRYIFTILFLTLSFASASLTFEIFNVVGIFSRFIIYGYFHAIWFVVAMLMVEIFFSRRAWCRYVCPIGATYSVLAKPNAIKVSWDKEKCDHCLVCTDVCLVPHVLFMTKKGAKLDESKNIFRIAGADCTLCGRCIDVCHQDALKFDNGFKKLI, via the coding sequence ATGGACAAATATAACACTCGTGCGACGATTAGAAATGTAAGCTTTCTAAGCACGTTAATCACAACTACAAAAGATGGCAAAAAGCGTCCTAGTATACGTTTTTGGCGTATTTTTAGCATTATTTTAGTCCATCTTTTATTTGTACTTTCATATAGAGTCGATATACAAATTTTAGAAGGCGACATCAGTGCGTCAAGGATATTTGGTTTTCACTTGGCAGATGCTTTTATGAGCCTGCAAGTATTTCTAGCGACGCATGAAATCCATGTAAATTTAATAATTGGCTCACTTAGTATCTTGGCCTTTTATATCATTTTTGGCGGCAGAGGCTTTTGCTCTTGGATCTGTCCTTATTCGTTAATAAGTGAAATAGCTGAGAAGATCCATGAAAATTTACGCGCTAAAAAGATAGTAAAACCACGAGTTTTTGATACAAAGTGGCGATATATTTTTACCATTTTATTTTTAACTCTTAGCTTTGCTAGTGCAAGCCTTACATTTGAAATTTTTAATGTTGTTGGGATTTTTTCAAGATTTATTATCTATGGCTATTTTCATGCTATTTGGTTCGTTGTAGCCATGCTTATGGTTGAAATTTTCTTCTCACGCAGAGCTTGGTGCAGGTATGTCTGTCCTATTGGAGCTACTTACTCGGTGCTAGCTAAACCAAATGCCATAAAAGTTAGCTGGGATAAAGAAAAATGCGATCATTGCTTAGTTTGCACTGATGTTTGTCTAGTGCCTCACGTACTTTTTATGACAAAAAAGGGAGCAAAGCTTGACGAGAGCAAAAATATCTTTAGGATAGCTGGCGCTGATTGTACACTTTGTGGTAGGTGTATTGATGTGTGTCATCAAGATGCACTGAAATTTGACAACGGCTTTAAAAAACTCATATAA
- the nosZ gene encoding Sec-dependent nitrous-oxide reductase, whose protein sequence is MQKLFCVASAALLGLSLTTACAASSDLEKVMKERGLSEKDVLAAAKTYQPSGKKDDFIVFSSGGQSGQVLVYGVPSMRIYKYIGVFTPEPWQGYGYDNESKAVLKQGNIRGKEITWGDTHHPNFSEKNGEYVGDYLFINDKANPRIAVINLHDFETTQIVVNPIMKSEHGGSFITPNSEYVIEASQYAAPLDNNYHSIDDYEAVYRGAVTFWKFDYPKGKIDEKESFSLELPPYWQDLSDAGKGESYGWGFTNSINTEMYTGGIEKGLPPFEAGASRNDTDFLHVYNWKILEKLVQDKKNYKVINGHKVVTIDAAVKAGALFLIPESKSPHGCDVSPDGRYIIIGGKLDTHASVYDFRKIKELIDKKEYAGTDPYGIPILDREKSMHGQVELGLGPLHTSFDSQDGVLYTSLYVDSQIVKWDYKNLKVLDKINVHYNIGHLDTMEGKSAKPVGKYAIALDKLSIDRFSPVGPLHPQNHQLIDITGAKMDLIYDMPIPLGEPHDVVSIAASKLAPALTYNMGTNSRTGEASPYATLAGQERVERNGKNVTVYATMIRSHINPEHIEVNKGDNVTIHLTNLERAQDETHGFGIDLYNIHASLEPGKTASVNFVADMEGVFPYYCTEFCSALHLEMMGYLLVKDPNKKYESAKNNKLKTLSPEALKAEYDKVIATNKATDDVIQEVVKYLKEKHYEKYPKVKALVDDALDQYGHIKEVKAKADEAYKKGDVNGAILWEYQVWQYMVKTADVGLRAKNNLAKEIATPMSPAAAKGEEAYLKGGCNGCHVIGQVSSGPDLTGVLLRHENGEKWVAEFIKDPAKFYSDDYIKSMIDYFNLRMPNQHMSDEEIKNIIEYLKWVDENAGM, encoded by the coding sequence ATGCAAAAGTTATTTTGTGTCGCAAGTGCTGCTTTGCTTGGGCTATCTTTAACGACTGCTTGTGCTGCTAGTAGTGACCTTGAAAAAGTCATGAAAGAGCGCGGGCTAAGCGAAAAAGATGTCCTTGCAGCTGCTAAAACTTATCAGCCTAGCGGTAAAAAAGATGATTTCATCGTCTTTTCATCTGGTGGGCAAAGCGGTCAAGTGCTAGTTTATGGCGTTCCGTCGATGAGAATTTATAAATACATCGGCGTTTTCACGCCAGAGCCTTGGCAAGGATATGGCTATGACAATGAGTCAAAAGCTGTTTTGAAACAAGGCAACATTAGGGGCAAAGAGATAACATGGGGCGATACACACCACCCAAATTTCAGTGAGAAAAATGGTGAGTATGTTGGTGATTATCTATTTATCAACGATAAAGCTAACCCAAGAATCGCAGTTATAAATTTGCATGACTTTGAGACAACTCAAATCGTTGTAAACCCTATCATGAAGAGTGAGCACGGCGGTAGCTTCATCACTCCAAATAGCGAGTATGTTATCGAAGCTAGCCAATATGCAGCTCCGCTTGATAACAACTATCACTCAATAGACGACTATGAAGCAGTCTATAGAGGCGCTGTAACTTTTTGGAAATTTGACTATCCAAAAGGCAAGATCGATGAGAAAGAGTCATTTTCTCTTGAGCTCCCACCATACTGGCAAGATTTAAGTGATGCTGGTAAAGGCGAAAGCTACGGCTGGGGCTTTACAAACTCAATAAATACTGAGATGTATACTGGCGGTATCGAAAAAGGTCTTCCTCCATTTGAAGCAGGTGCAAGTAGAAATGACACTGACTTCTTACACGTTTATAACTGGAAAATTTTAGAAAAACTTGTTCAAGACAAGAAAAACTACAAAGTTATAAATGGTCACAAGGTAGTTACAATAGACGCTGCTGTAAAAGCAGGTGCACTATTTTTGATCCCAGAGTCAAAGAGCCCACATGGTTGTGACGTAAGCCCAGATGGTAGATACATCATTATTGGCGGTAAGCTTGATACTCACGCATCAGTTTATGACTTTAGAAAGATCAAAGAGCTAATTGATAAAAAAGAGTATGCTGGCACTGACCCATACGGAATTCCTATCTTAGATAGAGAAAAGTCAATGCACGGACAAGTCGAACTTGGCCTTGGACCACTGCATACATCATTTGACTCACAAGATGGTGTACTTTATACTTCACTTTATGTTGATAGTCAAATCGTAAAATGGGACTATAAAAATTTAAAAGTGCTTGATAAGATAAATGTTCACTACAATATCGGCCACCTTGATACAATGGAAGGCAAATCAGCAAAACCAGTTGGCAAATATGCAATCGCACTTGATAAACTTTCAATCGATCGCTTTAGCCCAGTTGGCCCACTTCATCCACAAAATCACCAGCTAATAGATATCACTGGTGCAAAAATGGATCTAATCTATGATATGCCAATCCCACTTGGCGAGCCACACGATGTTGTTTCAATAGCTGCTAGCAAACTAGCTCCAGCGCTTACTTACAATATGGGCACAAACTCAAGAACGGGCGAGGCTAGCCCATATGCAACTCTAGCTGGTCAAGAAAGAGTTGAGAGAAATGGCAAAAATGTAACCGTCTATGCGACAATGATCAGAAGCCACATCAACCCAGAGCACATCGAGGTAAATAAAGGCGATAACGTAACAATTCACCTAACAAACCTAGAGCGCGCTCAAGATGAGACTCACGGCTTTGGCATCGACCTTTACAACATTCACGCTTCACTAGAGCCTGGCAAAACTGCTTCAGTAAATTTCGTAGCTGATATGGAAGGTGTCTTCCCATACTACTGCACCGAGTTTTGTTCAGCACTTCACCTAGAGATGATGGGTTATTTACTTGTTAAAGATCCAAATAAAAAATATGAATCTGCTAAAAATAACAAGCTAAAAACTCTAAGCCCAGAAGCTTTAAAAGCTGAATACGACAAAGTAATCGCAACTAATAAGGCAACTGACGATGTTATCCAAGAGGTTGTTAAGTACCTAAAAGAGAAACATTATGAGAAATATCCAAAAGTAAAAGCTTTAGTTGATGACGCACTTGATCAATACGGTCACATCAAAGAGGTAAAAGCTAAAGCTGACGAAGCTTACAAAAAAGGAGACGTAAACGGCGCTATCCTTTGGGAGTACCAAGTATGGCAATACATGGTTAAAACAGCTGACGTTGGCTTAAGAGCTAAAAATAACCTAGCTAAAGAGATCGCAACTCCGATGAGCCCAGCTGCTGCAAAAGGTGAAGAGGCTTATCTAAAAGGCGGTTGTAATGGTTGCCACGTTATCGGTCAAGTAAGCTCAGGTCCAGACCTAACAGGCGTCTTACTAAGACATGAAAACGGCGAAAAATGGGTAGCAGAATTTATCAAAGATCCTGCTAAGTTCTATAGTGACGACTACATTAAATCAATGATTGATTACTTTAACCTTAGAATGCCAAATCAGCATATGAGTGATGAAGAGATCAAAAATATCATCGAATACCTAAAATGGGTAGATGAAAACGCTGGTATGTAG
- a CDS encoding 4Fe-4S dicluster domain-containing protein: MDRRKFIILGSVAAAAGYGIGKILPKSSGDKLYLRPPGAVDDFDDLCVKCGQCVQVCPYHSISLLDIKDGYSNGTAYIDPKKRGCYLCDLFPCVLACPSGALDHATKVVDDVKMGVAVLSNANACMCLKREKLSEDSVEDLLVRKVYNDREEAEKDKIKGKIGQICDLCVSICPVGDSAIVMSEANLPLIKHGCVGCGVCAEVCPVKIINIAPKMSFDEIYKEKK; this comes from the coding sequence GTGGATAGAAGAAAATTTATAATCTTAGGCTCAGTCGCAGCTGCCGCAGGATATGGCATAGGTAAAATTTTGCCAAAAAGTAGCGGTGACAAACTCTATCTTAGACCACCAGGCGCGGTTGATGACTTCGATGATCTTTGTGTTAAATGCGGTCAGTGTGTGCAGGTATGCCCTTATCACAGTATAAGTTTGCTTGATATAAAAGATGGATATTCAAATGGTACAGCATACATAGATCCTAAAAAAAGAGGTTGCTATTTATGTGATCTTTTCCCATGTGTGCTCGCCTGTCCAAGTGGTGCGTTAGATCATGCTACAAAAGTTGTTGATGATGTGAAAATGGGTGTTGCTGTCTTGAGTAATGCAAATGCCTGTATGTGCCTAAAAAGAGAAAAACTAAGCGAAGATAGCGTTGAAGATTTGCTTGTTCGCAAAGTTTATAACGATAGAGAAGAGGCAGAAAAAGATAAGATAAAAGGCAAAATCGGTCAAATTTGTGACCTTTGTGTCAGCATTTGCCCAGTTGGCGATAGTGCAATAGTAATGAGTGAAGCAAATTTGCCACTCATAAAGCATGGCTGTGTTGGGTGTGGGGTGTGTGCTGAGGTTTGCCCTGTAAAAATTATAAATATTGCCCCAAAGATGAGTTTTGATGAAATTTATAAGGAGAAAAAATGA
- a CDS encoding tetratricopeptide repeat protein, with amino-acid sequence MKKSILFLVFALLSLNANWDINMQECINKSNAKACESFTKKLSSECENKDKISCFIYADMLGRGLGVEKDTQKSFEIFKSLCDDGSSEACYELATKYLQGNGTEQSFDLSANALDKACKMGSKRACNVLEFVPKN; translated from the coding sequence ATGAAAAAATCCATTTTATTTTTAGTATTTGCACTTCTATCTTTGAATGCAAACTGGGATATAAATATGCAAGAGTGTATTAATAAAAGTAACGCTAAAGCTTGCGAGAGTTTTACAAAAAAGCTTTCAAGTGAGTGTGAGAATAAAGATAAAATTTCTTGCTTTATCTATGCAGATATGCTAGGACGCGGCCTTGGCGTAGAAAAAGACACGCAAAAATCTTTTGAGATATTTAAATCGCTTTGTGATGACGGTAGTAGTGAAGCTTGCTATGAGCTAGCGACAAAGTATCTTCAAGGAAATGGCACTGAGCAAAGCTTTGATCTTTCTGCAAACGCTCTTGATAAAGCTTGCAAGATGGGCAGTAAACGAGCTTGCAATGTATTAGAGTTTGTGCCTAAAAATTAG
- a CDS encoding PepSY-associated TM helix domain-containing protein, protein MKFLNQKFFYKLHTYLSILFFIPLAVVCFSGAILVYKNEINSLLAPNVVNVNLNKENLSKRISFDEQREIIASELDGYEMVGINIDANPKKCDKIWLIEHNDSQKEWKFIYFDAFSGKIKSEPLAHDEGFFGVLAHIHEELLLEKSGNVILFLTAIFTFFICISGFVIYRKFWLTLLRLRVNGLNVFMNDIHKIIGIFCTPVLLLICISGAWWEFQMARAPEFKDDFVIDAKIYNKGLSLDELVASSKKEIKGFEPHFISLPFMQGANIRIFGYVIWQSFLHNEYSSVITYDKDSGKLVSVLDIKNANLSEKILSAFRRSHFGNYNQTTKFIWFIVGISPLVLSISGLYLWFRKFKRRKNEKNFT, encoded by the coding sequence GTGAAATTTCTAAATCAAAAATTTTTTTATAAATTGCACACTTATTTATCTATATTATTTTTCATTCCACTTGCAGTAGTTTGTTTTAGCGGTGCGATCCTCGTTTATAAAAATGAGATAAACAGCCTTCTTGCCCCAAATGTCGTAAATGTAAATTTAAACAAAGAAAATTTAAGCAAAAGGATCAGCTTTGATGAGCAAAGAGAGATCATCGCAAGCGAGCTTGACGGCTACGAGATGGTCGGCATCAATATCGATGCAAATCCTAAAAAATGCGACAAAATTTGGTTGATCGAGCACAATGATAGTCAAAAAGAGTGGAAATTTATCTATTTTGACGCTTTTAGCGGTAAGATAAAGAGCGAGCCACTGGCACACGATGAGGGATTTTTCGGGGTTTTAGCGCATATCCACGAGGAGCTTTTGCTTGAAAAAAGTGGCAATGTTATCCTTTTTCTAACAGCTATTTTTACATTTTTTATCTGCATTAGCGGCTTTGTGATCTACCGCAAATTTTGGCTAACTCTGCTTAGACTGCGCGTAAATGGCCTAAATGTTTTCATGAACGACATCCACAAGATAATAGGAATTTTTTGCACGCCAGTTTTACTGCTCATTTGCATAAGTGGTGCTTGGTGGGAATTTCAGATGGCACGCGCGCCAGAGTTTAAAGATGACTTCGTAATAGACGCAAAAATTTACAACAAAGGCCTATCTCTTGACGAGCTGGTGGCTAGCTCGAAAAAGGAGATCAAAGGCTTTGAGCCACACTTCATATCGCTGCCTTTCATGCAAGGAGCAAACATCCGCATCTTTGGCTACGTGATATGGCAAAGTTTCTTGCACAATGAGTACTCAAGCGTGATCACTTATGACAAAGATAGCGGCAAACTAGTTAGCGTCCTAGACATAAAAAATGCAAATTTAAGTGAGAAAATCCTCTCAGCCTTTAGGAGATCGCACTTTGGGAACTACAACCAAACTACAAAATTTATCTGGTTTATAGTGGGCATCTCGCCGCTAGTTTTGAGCATCTCAGGGCTTTATCTGTGGTTTAGAAAATTTAAAAGGAGAAAAAATGAAAAAAATTTTACTTAG
- a CDS encoding nitrous oxide reductase family maturation protein NosD, with the protein MRKIFNFALAFLPIFSSANILQDAINNASPGDVIKLGDGIYEGSITINKPLSIVGEGKNAHIKGNGKGTVVKIIASNVTLRNLKISGSGNDLGELDAGIGCDKANNVLITQNDLSDVLFGIDFKECSSSKITENNITSKKGASLGFRGDAIRLWYSHENLIEGNYIYDSRDMVAWYASHNKFLKNKAIRGRYSLHFMYANQNLVENNDFIGNAVGMFFMYSAGSNIKNNLVMDSDGAFGIGIGLKDVSNFTIENNTLIYNARGILLDNSPFQPGSTINFLGNKILHNVVGVYFHATQGTSIFENNDFIGNMDIVANDTPGDKMALNRWSKNYYDEYESFDRDKDGYGDTPFMHLSYADQLWQYYPNLQFFYGSSVFSILNFLAKLAPFSEPIKLLEDSTPRIKPLDASNFNALKVKRG; encoded by the coding sequence ATGCGTAAAATTTTCAATTTTGCCCTTGCTTTCTTGCCTATTTTTAGCTCTGCAAATATCCTTCAAGATGCAATAAATAACGCTAGCCCTGGCGATGTTATAAAGCTAGGGGACGGTATCTATGAAGGAAGCATAACTATAAATAAACCGCTTAGTATCGTTGGCGAGGGCAAAAACGCTCATATAAAAGGAAATGGTAAAGGCACAGTTGTAAAGATTATTGCCTCAAATGTTACGCTTAGAAATTTAAAGATAAGTGGTAGCGGAAATGACCTTGGTGAGCTAGATGCTGGCATTGGCTGTGATAAAGCAAATAATGTCTTGATTACGCAAAATGACTTGAGTGACGTGCTTTTTGGGATTGATTTTAAAGAGTGCAGTAGCTCAAAGATCACTGAAAATAACATCACTTCTAAAAAGGGGGCCAGTCTTGGTTTTAGAGGTGATGCTATTAGACTCTGGTATAGCCATGAAAATTTAATAGAAGGCAATTATATTTATGATAGCCGCGATATGGTTGCATGGTATGCAAGTCATAATAAATTTTTAAAAAATAAAGCGATCCGCGGTAGATATTCGCTTCATTTTATGTACGCAAATCAAAATTTAGTCGAAAATAATGATTTTATTGGCAATGCAGTCGGAATGTTTTTTATGTATTCAGCTGGTTCAAATATAAAAAATAATCTTGTTATGGATAGTGACGGCGCTTTTGGTATCGGCATTGGTCTAAAAGATGTTTCAAATTTTACTATCGAAAATAATACACTTATCTATAATGCGAGAGGAATTTTGCTTGATAACTCGCCGTTTCAGCCAGGCTCAACGATAAATTTCTTAGGCAATAAAATTTTACACAACGTAGTTGGCGTATATTTTCACGCTACTCAGGGGACAAGCATATTTGAAAATAATGATTTTATAGGCAATATGGATATCGTTGCGAACGACACTCCAGGCGATAAAATGGCATTAAATCGGTGGAGTAAAAATTATTATGATGAGTATGAGAGCTTTGATAGAGATAAAGATGGCTATGGCGATACGCCGTTTATGCATCTATCGTATGCCGATCAGCTTTGGCAGTACTATCCAAATTTGCAGTTTTTCTATGGCTCAAGTGTCTTTAGTATCTTAAATTTTTTAGCCAAACTCGCACCATTTTCTGAGCCGATAAAGCTACTTGAAGATAGCACGCCAAGGATAAAACCACTTGATGCTTCAAATTTTAACGCGTTAAAGGTAAAGCGTGGATAG
- a CDS encoding c-type cytochrome produces MRLIISLVAAILFFAGCEKSDDKAQKAANEQPINVATSASIKVEKKENNQSTNKQNDFIKYDMHGEKSVKFGLEDNNVSRQIGALAMVRTPLQTINLRLIKGRLSKNFITKCSACHDDYANGIIGPSLLTKSENEIYTMINAYKNKEKVNVLMRDLVKKMDDSEIRNLAKEISDFNTQFRSK; encoded by the coding sequence ATGAGGCTAATAATTTCTTTAGTGGCGGCTATATTGTTTTTTGCTGGCTGTGAAAAGAGCGATGACAAAGCGCAAAAAGCAGCTAACGAGCAACCAATAAATGTAGCCACGAGTGCTAGTATAAAGGTTGAAAAAAAAGAAAATAACCAAAGCACAAATAAACAAAATGACTTCATAAAATACGATATGCACGGCGAAAAGAGCGTAAAATTTGGACTTGAAGATAATAACGTAAGCCGTCAAATCGGTGCTTTAGCAATGGTAAGAACCCCTCTTCAAACTATAAATTTAAGACTTATAAAGGGCAGACTTAGCAAAAATTTCATTACAAAATGCTCAGCTTGTCACGATGATTACGCAAATGGCATCATCGGGCCATCACTTTTAACAAAAAGTGAAAATGAAATTTATACAATGATAAATGCTTATAAAAATAAAGAAAAAGTCAATGTCTTGATGCGAGATCTTGTTAAAAAAATGGATGATAGTGAAATCAGAAATTTAGCTAAAGAAATCAGTGATTTTAATACACAATTTAGGAGCAAATAA
- a CDS encoding ABC transporter permease yields the protein MNNLFLIAKLDVKESFRSRWFVIYAALFSALMIGFLFSGVTDSRVLGFSGLTRALLLFIQICVIIVPIFILISTVRSINQDRDTNLLEYILSFPLSLREYYFGKALGRTFVVFVPLLFALLLCVIVGFIKGVAIPWSVLTLYFGLLFSLSIIFLSLGFFISSVIKNQETGQGVAFLLWLIMLAFIDLALIGLLMRSSVDEYVIYAIAILNPIELFRIAALSLFDPNLAVIGTASYFILSTFPKAAFVAYAIIYPLALGIILLVCGYFAFSKKDLV from the coding sequence GTGAATAATCTTTTTTTAATAGCAAAGCTTGATGTTAAAGAGTCTTTTCGCTCAAGATGGTTTGTGATATATGCTGCGCTTTTTTCTGCTTTGATGATAGGATTTTTATTTAGCGGAGTGACTGACTCACGTGTGCTCGGCTTTTCTGGGCTTACTAGAGCATTGCTTTTGTTTATTCAAATTTGTGTCATCATTGTGCCTATTTTTATTCTCATCTCAACCGTAAGAAGTATAAATCAAGATAGAGATACAAATTTGCTTGAATACATCCTTAGTTTCCCGCTAAGTCTTAGAGAGTATTACTTTGGTAAGGCACTGGGCCGTACATTTGTTGTTTTTGTTCCACTTTTATTTGCTCTTTTGCTTTGCGTGATCGTTGGTTTTATAAAAGGTGTTGCGATACCTTGGAGTGTATTAACGCTTTATTTTGGGCTACTTTTTAGCTTAAGTATCATTTTCTTATCGCTTGGATTTTTTATCTCAAGCGTGATTAAAAATCAAGAGACAGGCCAAGGTGTAGCGTTTTTACTTTGGCTTATAATGCTTGCATTTATTGATCTAGCATTAATTGGACTTCTTATGCGAAGTTCAGTCGATGAGTACGTTATTTACGCTATTGCTATACTAAATCCGATAGAACTTTTCAGGATAGCAGCGCTTAGTCTTTTTGATCCAAATTTAGCGGTTATCGGTACTGCATCTTATTTTATTTTAAGCACCTTTCCAAAGGCGGCATTTGTAGCTTATGCGATTATTTATCCGCTCGCACTAGGCATTATTTTGCTAGTTTGTGGCTATTTTGCCTTTAGTAAAAAAGATTTGGTTTGA